In a genomic window of Brockia lithotrophica:
- a CDS encoding dipicolinate synthase subunit B, with amino-acid sequence MHFEGSAGALDVLHGKVVGFGVTGSHCTFSQILDPLRRLVAAGARVIPVVTPTVAHTDTRFFAAEDFLRELREITGEEPYTRIPDVEPFGPRRFLDVMVVAPLTGNSLARFANGITDNAVLMAAKSTLRNGRPVVLAVSTNDALGLNAPNLARLLTAKYVYFVPFGQDDPYGKPTSLVAHMDLLPETVAAALEGRQLQPVLRPFVAREAPRR; translated from the coding sequence GTGCATTTTGAAGGATCCGCCGGAGCGCTCGACGTCCTCCACGGCAAAGTCGTTGGATTTGGCGTGACGGGCAGCCACTGCACCTTTTCCCAAATCCTCGATCCCCTGCGCCGACTTGTGGCAGCGGGCGCACGGGTCATCCCTGTGGTCACGCCGACCGTAGCCCATACGGACACCCGCTTTTTCGCCGCAGAAGACTTCCTCCGCGAGCTTCGGGAGATCACGGGCGAAGAGCCGTATACGCGCATCCCGGACGTAGAACCCTTCGGGCCGCGGCGGTTTCTCGACGTCATGGTCGTCGCTCCCCTCACGGGGAACTCACTCGCCCGCTTTGCCAACGGCATCACGGACAACGCCGTGCTCATGGCGGCGAAGTCCACCTTGCGCAACGGGCGCCCCGTTGTCCTCGCCGTGTCTACGAACGACGCCCTCGGCCTCAACGCGCCAAATCTCGCCCGCCTCCTCACCGCCAAGTACGTGTACTTCGTGCCCTTTGGTCAAGACGACCCTTACGGGAAGCCCACTTCCCTCGTGGCGCACATGGACCTCCTCCCGGAGACGGTGGCGGCGGCCCTTGAGGGACGCCAGCTGCAGCCCGTGCTCCGACCGTTCGTTGCGAGGGAGGCGCCAAGGCGATAG
- the ribF gene encoding bifunctional riboflavin kinase/FMN adenylyltransferase, which translates to MHVHFVDARFPYRSSTLHVLTLGMFDGVHVGHAALLRRAVRAAEERGLEPAVVTFTPHPRAVLGDPAFLRMLTPLRERLALFHSLGLRRAYVLHYTPEFSRISADEFRDVWLPALGAKHVVLGEDFRYGAERQGDVGHLRAATAFTVEVVPSVPEAGIGVRAGEGSASASSAAPLVATEVPKVSSRRVRALLAAGEAAEAARLLGRPYALEGVVVPGDGRGRRLGFPTANLLVVEPYVFPRRGVYAAWAELREVQARAREGAPAGRDAREVRRIPAVVNVGVRPTVDGGRERVEAHLLDFSGELYGARLRLEFVAYLREERRFPNLSALAEQIARDVAFARKHFV; encoded by the coding sequence GTGCACGTTCACTTCGTCGACGCGCGCTTTCCGTACCGGTCGTCCACACTTCACGTTCTCACGCTCGGCATGTTCGACGGCGTGCACGTCGGCCACGCCGCCCTCCTTCGGCGTGCCGTGCGCGCCGCCGAAGAGCGGGGCCTCGAGCCGGCGGTCGTGACCTTCACCCCACATCCCCGGGCCGTTCTCGGAGATCCCGCCTTTTTGCGCATGCTCACGCCGCTTCGCGAACGGCTCGCCCTTTTTCATTCTTTGGGCCTGCGCCGCGCCTACGTCCTTCACTACACGCCGGAGTTTTCGCGCATCTCTGCGGACGAGTTTCGCGACGTCTGGCTTCCCGCCCTTGGGGCAAAGCACGTCGTCTTGGGAGAAGACTTCCGGTACGGGGCGGAGCGCCAGGGAGACGTGGGGCACCTGCGCGCCGCCACCGCCTTTACCGTCGAGGTCGTCCCTTCCGTTCCCGAGGCAGGCATAGGCGTGCGCGCGGGAGAGGGTAGTGCCTCGGCTTCCTCTGCCGCTCCTTTGGTGGCGACAGAGGTTCCCAAGGTCTCATCGCGCCGGGTGCGCGCCCTTCTCGCCGCCGGGGAGGCAGCTGAGGCGGCACGCCTTTTGGGGAGGCCGTACGCCCTCGAGGGCGTAGTCGTCCCGGGAGACGGCCGCGGCCGAAGGCTCGGCTTTCCCACCGCCAACCTGCTCGTCGTCGAGCCTTACGTCTTCCCCCGCCGCGGCGTCTACGCCGCCTGGGCCGAGCTTCGGGAGGTACAGGCGAGGGCCCGAGAAGGTGCGCCCGCGGGGCGGGACGCGCGGGAAGTTCGCCGCATCCCCGCCGTCGTAAACGTCGGTGTTCGCCCTACGGTGGACGGAGGCCGCGAGCGGGTCGAAGCGCACCTCTTGGACTTTTCCGGGGAGCTTTACGGCGCGCGCCTTCGCCTCGAATTCGTCGCCTACCTGCGGGAAGAAAGGCGCTTTCCCAACCTTAGCGCCCTGGCGGAGCAGATCGCGCGGGATGTGGCTTTTGCCCGCAAGCACTTCGTGTGA
- the rpsO gene encoding 30S ribosomal protein S15 — protein MGLTPDRKREIIESFRQHEGDTGSPEVQIALLTERINALNEHLKVHRKDFHSRRGLLMMVGKRRRLLNYLKRESPERYQALIERLGLRR, from the coding sequence ATGGGCCTCACACCGGATCGCAAGCGGGAGATCATCGAGTCGTTTCGCCAGCACGAAGGGGACACGGGGTCTCCGGAGGTGCAGATCGCGCTCCTCACCGAGCGGATCAACGCGCTAAACGAGCACCTCAAGGTACACCGCAAGGACTTCCACTCGCGCCGCGGCCTCCTCATGATGGTGGGGAAGAGGCGGCGGCTCCTCAACTACCTGAAGCGGGAAAGCCCCGAACGCTACCAGGCCCTCATCGAGAGGCTCGGACTGCGCCGGTAA
- a CDS encoding RNA-guided endonuclease TnpB family protein, producing the protein MQTITLSLRLHRPTKAKIKRYQELVERTTAFANNLVAAGRPKGLTSRTARVYLTGDLPSVVINQALRDVATHRDVRTFRVLWPSFNNQNLRLKKVGDFWTASFPTQAGRVRVPLAVTSRQAAILERLGRDVKQGAAKLYKKRGRWYIALSVTLPVEEKKILSADKVAGIDMGLRYLAVVYAGGETLFFPGDQAAYVRRRYHALRRRMGKAKALKAIRQMKDKEARWMKDQDHKISRAIVDWCLARGVGTIRMEKLEDIRRRKTRKRDLGRSLHSWSFYRLQQFIAYKARLSGIRVEWVNPKDTSRTCPRCGHCASENRSGIQFRCRNCGFEAHADVVGAWNISFAISGLAEAE; encoded by the coding sequence TTGCAAACTATCACCCTTAGCCTTCGTCTCCATCGCCCGACGAAAGCAAAGATCAAACGTTATCAGGAACTCGTCGAACGCACGACAGCGTTTGCCAACAACCTCGTCGCCGCCGGAAGGCCGAAGGGTCTCACCAGTCGGACGGCGCGGGTGTACCTCACCGGCGACCTCCCCTCAGTCGTAATCAACCAGGCATTGCGGGACGTGGCGACGCATCGGGACGTTCGGACGTTCCGGGTCCTCTGGCCATCGTTCAACAACCAAAATTTGCGCCTAAAAAAGGTCGGGGACTTCTGGACGGCCTCGTTTCCGACGCAAGCCGGTCGAGTTCGGGTACCGCTCGCGGTTACTTCTAGGCAGGCCGCCATCCTCGAACGCCTCGGCCGAGACGTGAAGCAAGGGGCGGCAAAATTGTACAAAAAGCGCGGACGGTGGTACATTGCCCTTTCGGTCACGCTACCCGTCGAAGAGAAGAAAATCCTTTCTGCAGACAAAGTCGCTGGAATCGACATGGGCCTTCGCTATCTGGCCGTTGTGTACGCGGGCGGGGAAACGCTCTTTTTCCCCGGCGATCAAGCGGCCTACGTCCGCCGTCGGTATCACGCTCTTCGCCGGCGGATGGGAAAAGCGAAAGCACTAAAGGCAATCCGCCAAATGAAGGACAAAGAAGCCCGGTGGATGAAAGACCAGGACCACAAGATCAGCCGGGCCATTGTCGATTGGTGCCTCGCCCGTGGCGTGGGCACCATCCGAATGGAGAAGTTGGAAGACATTCGCCGGAGGAAAACCCGGAAGCGCGACTTAGGAAGGTCTCTTCATTCGTGGTCGTTCTACCGGCTTCAGCAGTTTATCGCCTACAAGGCGCGTCTTTCCGGGATTCGCGTCGAGTGGGTTAACCCTAAGGATACTAGCCGGACGTGCCCGCGGTGCGGGCACTGCGCTTCGGAGAACCGAAGCGGAATTCAGTTCCGGTGCCGAAATTGCGGCTTTGAAGCCCACGCGGATGTTGTCGGTGCCTGGAACATCAGTTTTGCGATTAGCGGCCTGGCCGAGGCGGAATAA
- a CDS encoding YlmC/YmxH family sporulation protein, translated as MRLSELRGKEVIDIVSGERLGLLEDADLLVDPRSGRIGAVILPAGGGLRRKREEVVIPWHLIRRIGSDMVLVELVPGRAYLPG; from the coding sequence GTGCGCCTGAGCGAGCTTCGGGGAAAAGAGGTCATCGACATCGTGAGTGGGGAGCGCCTCGGGCTCTTGGAGGACGCCGATCTCCTCGTCGATCCGCGGAGCGGACGCATCGGGGCGGTGATCCTTCCGGCGGGAGGTGGGCTGCGGCGAAAACGAGAGGAGGTCGTCATCCCCTGGCACCTCATCCGCCGCATCGGGAGCGACATGGTCCTCGTCGAGCTCGTCCCTGGCCGAGCGTACCTACCGGGCTGA
- a CDS encoding aspartate-semialdehyde dehydrogenase: MSRGLRVAVVGATGAVGTEMVRQLEISPLPVAEFRPLASARSAGSQVQFRGQAYKVRELVPEALDGLDLAFFSAGGEVSRTFVPEAVRRGVLVIDNSSAFRLEDGVPLVVPEVNFSAAREHRGLIANPNCSTIQMVVALKPIRDRFGLKRITVATYQAVSGAGYRALQSLYRELEAALRGEEIAPEVLPVASQPVKYPIALNVIPQIDVFVEEAYTREEMKMVLETQKIFADSHIEVGATCVRVPVGIGHSEVVYVETEEELPSLEEIRAILRGGEGIVVLDDPAGAVYPTPRHVSGRREVFVGRIRKDLFRPNGLHLFVVADNLVKGAAGNAVQIAERLYAEGLLPQA; this comes from the coding sequence ATGAGCCGAGGTTTGCGTGTAGCCGTCGTTGGTGCCACGGGGGCGGTCGGCACGGAGATGGTCCGCCAGCTCGAGATCTCTCCCCTTCCCGTGGCAGAGTTTCGCCCGTTGGCCTCCGCGCGGTCTGCGGGGAGTCAGGTACAGTTTCGCGGTCAGGCGTACAAAGTACGGGAACTCGTTCCGGAAGCCTTGGACGGTTTGGACCTTGCCTTTTTCAGCGCCGGCGGCGAGGTGAGTCGAACCTTCGTTCCCGAGGCGGTTCGCCGCGGCGTCCTCGTGATCGACAACTCCAGCGCCTTTCGCCTGGAGGACGGGGTTCCCCTCGTCGTCCCCGAAGTGAACTTTTCCGCTGCCCGCGAACATCGGGGGCTCATCGCCAACCCGAACTGCTCCACCATTCAGATGGTCGTGGCGCTCAAGCCCATCCGCGACCGTTTTGGCTTGAAAAGGATCACCGTGGCGACCTACCAGGCCGTATCGGGGGCGGGATACCGCGCCTTGCAGTCCCTCTACCGCGAGCTCGAAGCGGCGCTGCGCGGAGAGGAAATCGCGCCGGAGGTCCTTCCGGTGGCCTCGCAGCCGGTGAAGTACCCCATCGCCCTGAACGTAATCCCTCAGATCGACGTGTTCGTCGAGGAAGCCTACACGCGCGAAGAGATGAAGATGGTCCTCGAGACGCAAAAGATCTTTGCTGACTCGCACATCGAGGTCGGTGCGACCTGCGTCCGCGTACCCGTGGGCATCGGCCACAGCGAGGTCGTGTACGTGGAGACAGAGGAGGAACTCCCCTCCCTGGAGGAAATTCGCGCGATCCTGCGTGGCGGGGAGGGGATCGTCGTCCTCGACGATCCTGCGGGGGCCGTGTACCCCACGCCGCGCCACGTGAGCGGGCGGCGTGAGGTGTTTGTCGGGCGGATCCGCAAGGACCTCTTCCGCCCCAACGGACTTCACCTCTTCGTCGTCGCCGACAACCTTGTCAAAGGTGCGGCGGGCAACGCCGTGCAGATCGCCGAACGCCTCTACGCCGAAGGACTGCTCCCGCAGGCATAG
- the dapA gene encoding 4-hydroxy-tetrahydrodipicolinate synthase → MEYPFGRLVTAMITPFTADGEIDWEAVDRLVEHLLAQGSEGILVAGTTGESPTLSDEEKIALFRRVKERLRGRGFLLAGTGSNDTAHTVELSRAAEEAGADGLLVVTPYYNRPSQEGLYRHFRAVAESTRLPVIVYNIPGRTGVYMEVDTLLRLAELPNVVGVKDSSGRLADLARLIARAPAHFRVYGGDDAMFLPLLAVGGYGLISVASHLVGREIRKMLDAFLEGRVVEAAAIHRRYLPLFEGLLSLSTNPVPLKAALALRGIALEHLRLPLVPLNEDGKRRLAFLLEEVGA, encoded by the coding sequence GTGGAGTATCCCTTTGGACGCCTCGTCACCGCCATGATCACCCCTTTTACTGCCGATGGGGAGATCGACTGGGAGGCGGTCGACCGCCTCGTGGAGCACCTCCTCGCGCAGGGAAGCGAGGGGATCCTCGTCGCTGGGACTACGGGCGAATCTCCGACCTTGAGCGACGAGGAAAAGATCGCCCTCTTCCGCCGCGTGAAGGAACGGCTGCGCGGCCGCGGGTTTCTCCTCGCCGGTACGGGATCAAACGACACGGCCCATACCGTAGAGCTTTCGCGGGCTGCAGAGGAGGCGGGTGCGGACGGACTGCTCGTCGTCACCCCCTACTACAACCGTCCGAGCCAGGAAGGCCTCTACCGCCACTTTCGCGCCGTTGCGGAATCTACGCGCCTTCCCGTCATCGTGTACAACATCCCGGGGCGCACGGGCGTATACATGGAAGTGGATACCCTCCTCCGCCTCGCCGAACTTCCTAACGTCGTCGGCGTCAAGGATTCGAGCGGTCGCCTTGCCGACCTCGCTCGCCTCATCGCCCGCGCCCCCGCCCACTTCCGCGTCTACGGCGGCGACGACGCCATGTTCCTTCCCCTCCTCGCCGTCGGCGGCTACGGCCTTATCAGCGTGGCCTCCCACCTCGTGGGCCGCGAGATCCGCAAGATGCTCGACGCCTTCCTCGAGGGCCGCGTCGTAGAGGCCGCCGCGATTCACCGCAGGTACCTCCCCCTCTTCGAAGGGCTCCTCAGCCTGTCCACCAACCCGGTGCCGCTCAAGGCCGCCCTCGCCTTGCGGGGAATCGCCCTCGAACACTTGCGCCTTCCCCTCGTCCCCCTGAACGAAGACGGGAAGCGTCGCCTCGCCTTTCTCCTCGAAGAGGTGGGCGCGTAG
- the dapG gene encoding aspartate kinase, whose amino-acid sequence MEIIVQKFGGTSVRDERLRERVLQHIAEARRTYDGVVVVVSAMGRKGEPYATDSLLDLLEGRGKYLPARERDLLLTTGEIISAVVLADLLWRQDIPATVFTGAQAGIVTDARFGEAQILDVRPDRLRAALERGRVAVVAGFQGSTEDGELTTLGRGGSDITAVALAAALGARRLDIFTDVNGVFTADPRIVEEARPLKYLTYAEVANLAHLGARVLHPRAVEIAMQYNIPVRVRSTTSDDEGTLIASLSELRARAPFRERVVTGIAHVFGVTQIKVVRETVDPELQLVVFRAMAEHGISVDFINVSPNSVAYTVRDEEGERVAEILRGLGFEPIVTPGCAKVSVVGAGMAGRPGVMSRIVEALVGHDIPILQAADSHTTIWVLVPGERAQDAIRLLHRHFELERE is encoded by the coding sequence ATGGAGATCATCGTGCAGAAGTTCGGCGGCACATCCGTACGAGACGAGAGGCTGCGCGAGCGCGTGCTTCAGCACATCGCCGAAGCGCGTCGGACGTACGACGGCGTGGTCGTCGTCGTCTCCGCCATGGGCCGGAAGGGAGAGCCCTACGCTACGGACAGCCTTCTCGACTTGCTCGAGGGCCGGGGGAAGTACCTGCCCGCGCGGGAGCGCGACCTCCTCCTCACGACGGGAGAGATCATCTCCGCCGTCGTCCTCGCCGACCTCCTGTGGCGGCAGGACATTCCGGCCACGGTCTTTACCGGAGCGCAGGCGGGGATCGTTACGGACGCCCGTTTCGGCGAGGCGCAGATCCTCGACGTGCGTCCCGACCGCCTCCGTGCCGCCCTCGAACGCGGGCGGGTTGCCGTGGTGGCCGGTTTCCAGGGGTCCACGGAAGACGGGGAACTCACGACCCTCGGGCGCGGAGGCAGCGACATCACGGCCGTCGCCTTGGCGGCGGCCTTGGGGGCGCGCCGACTCGACATCTTTACGGACGTAAACGGCGTGTTTACCGCCGATCCCCGAATCGTCGAGGAAGCCCGCCCGCTCAAGTACCTCACGTACGCCGAGGTGGCCAACCTCGCCCACCTGGGTGCACGCGTCCTGCACCCGCGGGCGGTGGAGATCGCCATGCAGTACAACATCCCCGTGCGCGTGCGTTCGACGACGTCCGACGACGAGGGGACGCTCATCGCCTCCCTCTCCGAGCTCAGGGCGCGGGCGCCGTTTCGCGAGCGCGTCGTTACGGGTATCGCCCATGTCTTCGGCGTGACGCAGATCAAGGTCGTGCGCGAAACCGTCGACCCCGAACTTCAGCTCGTCGTCTTTCGCGCCATGGCCGAACACGGGATCAGCGTAGACTTCATCAACGTGTCTCCCAACTCCGTCGCCTACACCGTGCGCGACGAAGAGGGGGAGCGCGTCGCGGAAATCCTTCGCGGACTCGGTTTCGAGCCCATCGTCACGCCCGGATGCGCCAAGGTATCCGTCGTGGGGGCGGGAATGGCCGGAAGGCCCGGGGTGATGTCCCGCATCGTCGAAGCCCTCGTCGGCCACGACATCCCCATCCTCCAGGCCGCAGACTCGCACACGACGATTTGGGTGCTCGTCCCCGGCGAACGGGCACAGGACGCCATTCGTCTCCTACACCGCCACTTCGAGCTCGAGCGCGAGTAA
- the dut gene encoding dUTP diphosphatase, which translates to MDVLVRWLCPHKPPRIPYLATPGAAGYDLAACLDHDVVLSPGERALIPTGLAVALPGPEVALLVLPRSGTALRLGLSLANAAGVIDSDYRGEIKLIAVNLDPREPVTIRDGDRVAQMLFVPVLRPELRLVEELPESERGAQGFGSMGI; encoded by the coding sequence ATGGACGTCCTCGTGCGTTGGCTCTGCCCCCACAAGCCTCCGCGCATTCCCTACCTTGCGACGCCGGGAGCGGCAGGCTACGACCTGGCCGCCTGCCTCGACCACGACGTCGTTCTGTCTCCTGGAGAACGCGCGCTCATTCCCACGGGCCTTGCGGTCGCCCTACCCGGACCGGAGGTGGCGCTTCTCGTGCTCCCGCGGAGCGGGACCGCGCTTCGCCTCGGACTGAGCCTGGCGAACGCCGCGGGCGTGATCGACTCGGACTACCGCGGCGAGATCAAGCTCATTGCGGTAAACCTCGACCCCCGCGAACCCGTGACGATCCGCGACGGCGACCGCGTCGCCCAGATGCTCTTTGTGCCCGTGCTCCGCCCCGAACTTCGCCTCGTGGAGGAGCTTCCCGAGAGCGAGCGAGGCGCTCAGGGTTTTGGATCTATGGGGATTTGA
- a CDS encoding M16 family metallopeptidase → MAEVRDLPGGARLLFAPQPGRLSTALGIYVTVGSRHEPREAQGLAHFVEHVLFKGSEFRSARELARSMDRLGGEFDAHTTKDFTAYTARVLAEDLGAALDLMEELVFSPAFPAEAVEAERRVILEEIAEASDDPEDVVWEELAALLFGPEHPLGWPILGRPETIRRIDRRLLRDFFSETYTSPNLVFAVVGALSPEAEEKVWRRLADLAAARFAPTRRSFGNVEAAPVVPPFPSGAWRELCRETAQTHVVLAWPAVPYGDPRLPVLFVLEALFGGSASSRLFQRVREEDGLAYSVYSSLGLHPDAGYLGAYAASGNAEGGRVEEAILREAKALVRGEFTAEEVEEARDFVRRSYLLGRESLSSLRDRLAQELIFTGRILSEEAFLTRLADVTFADVRELAREIFSVEPAVVRLAPCPRGRRSRRKPERRH, encoded by the coding sequence TTGGCCGAAGTTCGCGACCTTCCCGGGGGCGCACGCCTCCTCTTCGCACCCCAGCCCGGCCGCCTGAGCACCGCCCTCGGGATCTACGTCACCGTGGGTTCGCGCCACGAACCGCGAGAGGCCCAGGGGCTTGCGCACTTCGTAGAGCACGTCCTCTTTAAGGGCAGCGAATTTCGGAGCGCCCGCGAACTCGCCCGCTCCATGGACCGCCTGGGCGGCGAATTCGACGCGCACACGACCAAGGACTTTACGGCGTACACCGCCCGCGTCCTCGCCGAAGATCTCGGCGCGGCTCTCGACCTTATGGAGGAGCTCGTCTTTTCCCCTGCCTTTCCCGCCGAAGCGGTAGAGGCGGAACGCCGCGTGATCTTGGAGGAGATCGCGGAAGCCTCCGACGACCCTGAAGACGTCGTCTGGGAAGAACTCGCTGCGCTCCTCTTCGGTCCGGAGCACCCGCTCGGATGGCCGATCCTCGGCCGCCCCGAGACGATTCGCCGTATCGACCGCCGCCTCCTTCGCGACTTCTTTTCCGAGACGTACACAAGCCCCAACCTCGTGTTTGCCGTCGTCGGAGCCCTCTCCCCGGAGGCAGAGGAAAAGGTGTGGCGCCGCCTGGCAGATTTGGCCGCCGCCCGCTTTGCCCCCACGCGACGTTCCTTTGGAAACGTGGAGGCGGCGCCCGTTGTCCCTCCCTTCCCCTCGGGAGCCTGGCGGGAACTCTGCCGCGAGACGGCGCAGACGCACGTAGTCCTCGCGTGGCCCGCGGTCCCCTACGGCGATCCTCGACTTCCCGTCCTCTTCGTCCTCGAGGCCCTCTTCGGCGGAAGCGCGAGTTCGCGCCTCTTCCAGCGCGTGCGCGAAGAAGACGGCCTCGCCTACAGCGTCTACTCTTCCTTAGGCCTTCATCCGGACGCAGGCTACCTCGGCGCCTACGCGGCGAGCGGCAATGCGGAAGGTGGGCGCGTCGAGGAGGCGATCCTCCGCGAAGCCAAGGCGCTCGTCCGCGGAGAATTCACCGCGGAGGAGGTCGAGGAGGCGCGCGACTTCGTACGCCGGAGCTACCTGCTAGGCCGGGAAAGCCTCAGTTCCCTCCGCGACCGCCTGGCGCAAGAACTCATCTTCACCGGACGAATTCTCTCCGAGGAAGCGTTTCTCACCCGCCTTGCGGACGTGACGTTTGCCGACGTCCGTGAGTTGGCGCGGGAGATTTTTTCCGTAGAACCGGCCGTCGTCCGCCTCGCACCGTGCCCGCGCGGGCGGAGGAGTCGAAGAAAGCCGGAGAGGAGGCACTAG
- the dpsA gene encoding dipicolinate synthase subunit DpsA encodes MLLSGIRVLVAGGDARHLVVISRLLERDAQVDLVGYDNLKPPPPGATHVPFTPERFARYDAVLLPVKGLGEGGEAETVFSSEAPVFTEAHLEALAGATLYSGISTPFLTRAAERHGLRVVTLLDRDDVAILNAIPTAEGALLLAIQNSEITLHGSTSVVIGLGRVGMTLARVLLGIGARVRAVVREARDYARAYEMGIEPYYVRDIGKALRGADFVFNTAPAPVLTAEVLLELKPDAFVLDLASAPGGTDFRFAEKRGIRAMLAPSLPGLVAPRTAGEILADALVRLLWENHVAR; translated from the coding sequence ATGCTCTTGAGCGGCATCCGCGTGCTCGTGGCCGGCGGCGACGCCCGACATCTCGTCGTGATTTCCCGTCTCCTCGAGCGGGATGCCCAAGTAGACCTCGTAGGCTACGACAACCTCAAGCCGCCTCCTCCGGGTGCCACGCACGTCCCCTTTACCCCGGAGCGGTTCGCGCGCTACGACGCGGTCCTCCTCCCCGTCAAGGGTCTGGGGGAAGGGGGGGAAGCCGAGACGGTGTTTTCCTCGGAGGCTCCCGTGTTTACCGAAGCACATCTCGAAGCGCTGGCGGGAGCCACGCTCTACAGCGGCATCTCCACTCCCTTTCTCACCCGAGCTGCGGAACGCCACGGGCTGCGCGTCGTCACCCTCCTCGACCGCGACGACGTGGCCATCCTGAACGCCATCCCCACGGCGGAAGGCGCCCTCCTCCTCGCGATTCAGAATTCCGAGATCACGCTTCACGGAAGCACCTCCGTCGTCATCGGCCTCGGGCGCGTAGGGATGACGCTCGCCCGCGTCCTTCTCGGGATCGGTGCGCGGGTGCGCGCTGTCGTCCGCGAAGCCCGCGACTACGCCCGTGCCTATGAAATGGGAATCGAACCGTACTACGTCCGCGACATCGGGAAGGCGCTTCGCGGGGCGGACTTCGTCTTCAATACCGCCCCTGCACCCGTGCTCACGGCCGAGGTCCTCCTCGAACTCAAGCCCGACGCCTTTGTCCTCGACCTCGCCTCGGCCCCCGGGGGTACGGACTTCCGCTTTGCCGAAAAGCGTGGGATCCGCGCGATGCTCGCCCCGAGCCTTCCCGGACTCGTAGCCCCCCGCACCGCGGGAGAGATCCTCGCCGACGCCCTTGTCCGGCTCCTCTGGGAAAACCACGTAGCGAGGTGA